A stretch of the Sulfuritortus calidifontis genome encodes the following:
- the aat gene encoding leucyl/phenylalanyl-tRNA--protein transferase, with protein MIPWLAGAAPFPPLEAALREPNGLLAVGGDLSLERLLEAYARGIYPWFNPGEPIFWWSPDPRMVLYPDEFKVSRSLARRLKKPDYEIRVDTAFAEVMQGCAEPRAGQAGTWITSEMQAAYGRLHAAGYAHSVETWLDGRLVAGLYGVALGRAFFGESMFTRISDGSKLALAHLVRQLKRWGFGLIDCQMVTRHLASLGARPIARPEFRAQLDCLTAEPGRPGKWTFDHDLVARTAHP; from the coding sequence ATGATTCCCTGGCTCGCCGGCGCCGCGCCCTTTCCCCCGCTCGAAGCCGCCCTGCGCGAGCCCAACGGCCTGCTTGCCGTGGGCGGTGACCTCTCGCTCGAGCGCCTGCTCGAGGCCTACGCCCGCGGCATCTACCCCTGGTTCAACCCGGGCGAGCCCATCTTTTGGTGGTCGCCCGACCCGCGCATGGTGCTCTATCCCGACGAATTCAAGGTATCGCGCTCCCTGGCGCGGCGCCTGAAGAAACCGGACTACGAGATCCGGGTCGACACCGCCTTCGCCGAGGTCATGCAGGGCTGCGCCGAGCCGAGAGCGGGCCAGGCCGGCACCTGGATCACGTCCGAGATGCAGGCCGCCTACGGCCGGCTGCATGCGGCGGGCTATGCCCATTCGGTCGAAACCTGGCTGGACGGCCGCCTGGTCGCCGGCCTCTATGGCGTCGCCCTGGGCCGGGCCTTCTTCGGCGAATCCATGTTCACCCGCATCAGCGATGGCTCGAAACTGGCCCTGGCCCATCTGGTGCGGCAACTGAAGCGCTGGGGTTTCGGTCTGATCGATTGCCAGATGGTGACCCGGCATCTGGCCTCGCTCGGCGCCCGGCCGATTGCGCGGCCCGAGTTTCGGGCACAATTGGACTGCCTGACCGCCGAACCCGGCCGTCCCGGCAAATGGACCTTCGATCATGACCTCGTTGCGCGAACTGCCCATCCATAG